Proteins from a single region of Gossypium arboreum isolate Shixiya-1 chromosome 1, ASM2569848v2, whole genome shotgun sequence:
- the LOC108481380 gene encoding mitogen-activated protein kinase kinase kinase 18-like, with amino-acid sequence MEWIRGPAIGRGSTATVSLATAVPSGEVFAVKSTELCHSMFLQRENYVLSKLSCPHIVKYIGYDVTNETNNKPTYNLCMEYVTGGTLSEEIKKVGGRLCEERVRLYTQQILQGLSYLHVNGVAHCDIKSQNILIGKEGAKIADLGCAKLMGKDGENQGFDTSAISGTPAFMAPEVARGEEQGFEADIWALGCTIIEMSTGNSPWPELNDPVSALYKIGFSGEVPEIPSWLSEKGKDFLGKCLKRDLKERWTTKELLQHPFLEESDTLLKEVKESTMDSPNTVLDQGFWDSFNVVESPKNLIPKEISMNSPTDRIKKLLQSTLPPPSSNASNWTFSEDWMTVRSDNITEDDFSSPTVSFMESFEEQLETETSILDEDFFSVNSAENTIYFSSTLVFNSVTDDFFVSDNLNFETVNEISCSINPMIQPHLFHIRIKSPL; translated from the coding sequence ATGGAGTGGATCAGAGGGCCTGCCATAGGCAGAGGATCCACCGCCACCGTGTCTCTAGCCACAGCAGTCCCTTCCGGCGAGGTTTTTGCCGTTAAGTCAACTGAGTTATGTCACTCTATGTTCTTACAGAGAGAGAATTATGTCTTGTCAAAATTAAGCTGTCCTCACATTGTTAAGTACATAGGGTACGATGTTACGAATGAAACGAACAACAAGCCGACGTACAATCTTTGCATGGAGTACGTCACCGGCGGTACGCTTTCCGAGGAAATCAAAAAAGTTGGAGGAAGATTGTGTGAAGAGAGAGTTAGGTTGTATACGCAACAGATTTTACAAGGTCTGAGTTATCTTCACGTTAATGGGGTGGCACATTGCGATATCAAGAGCCAAAATATTTTGATCGGTAAAGAAGGTGCGAAGATTGCTGATCTGGGGTGTGCTAAATTAATGGGAAAAGATGGAGAAAATCAAGGTTTTGACACGTCAGCAATTTCCGGTACACCAGCTTTCATGGCACCGGAGGTGGCACGTGGGGAGGAGCAGGGTTTTGAGGCTGATATATGGGCGCTTGGATGTACGATTATAGAGATGAGCACTGGGAATTCGCCATGGCCGGAGCTGAATGATCCAGTGTCGGCTCTGTATAAGATTGGATTTTCAGGCGAGGTACCTGAGATTCCAAGTTGGTTATCTGAGAAAGGAAAGGATTTTCTGGGAAAATGTTTGAAGAGGGATTTGAAAGAGAGATGGACAACTAAAGAATTGCTTCAACATCCATTTTTGGAAGAATCAGATACCCTTTTGAAGGAAGTAAAAGAATCCACCATGGATTCTCCAAATACTGTGCTGGATCAAGGTTTCTGGGATTCATTTAATGTGGTGGAAAGTCCTAAGAATTTGATTCCTAAAGAGATTTCCATGAATTCCCCCACTGATAGGATCAAGAAATTGCTTCAATCAACTCTGCCACCACCTTCTTCCAATGCTTCCAATTGGACATTCAGTGAAGATTGGATGACAGTAAGAAGCGATAATATCACAGAAGATGACTTTTCATCTCCAACTGTGTCATTCATGGAGTCATTTGAAGAACAACTTGAAACTGAAACCTCAATTTTAGATGAGGATTTCTTCTCAGTCAATTCTGCAGAAAACACTATTTATTTCAGCAGTACTTTGGTATTTAACAGTGTAACGGATGATTTTTTTGTATCAGACAATCTCAATTTCGAGACAGTTAATGAAATTTCTTGTTCTATTAATCCAATGATCCAACCCCATCTTTTTCATATTCGAATCAAATCCCCATTGTAG
- the LOC108483309 gene encoding aspartic proteinase-like: MGTIVKTTVVTVFLCLLFPIVFSTSNDGLFRIGLKKRKFDRNNLLAAQLDSKEGEALRGSFRKYLHGNLQESKDIDIVALKNYMDAQYFGEIGIGTPPQNFTVIFDTGSSNLWVPSSKCYFSIACYFHSRYKSSHSSTYNANGKPADIKYGTGQISGFFSEDHVTVGDLVVKNQEFIEATSEPSLTFLLAKFDGILGLGFQEIAVGNAVPVWYNMVNQGLVKEPVFSFWLSRNSEDNLGGELVFGGMDPKHFKGNHTYVPVRRKGYWQFDMGDFLIGNETTGFCAGGCSAIADSGTSLLAGPTGIITQINHAIGASGVVSQECKAVVSEYGEKILDMLLAKDEPKKICSQIGLCLFDGTQGVSMGIESIVNENAGKASGSLRDAMCSTCEMAVIWMQNQLKQNQTEDHIIDYVNELCDRLPSPMGESSIDCKSLSSMPSVSFTIAGKLFELRPEQYVMKVGEGDGAQCISGFTALDVPPPRGPLWILGDVFMGQFHTVFDYGNMQIGFAEAA, from the exons ATGGGGACGATAGTTAAAACTACTGTTGTCACTGTTTTTCTTTGTCTTCTGTTTCCTATTGTCTTTTCCACATCCAATGACGGATTGTTCAGAATTGGACTGAAGAAGAGAAAGTTTGATCGCAACAATCTGTTAGCTGCCCAACTTGATTCCAAGGAAGGAGAAGCGTTGAGAGGTTCTTTTAGAAAGTATCTTCATGGCAACTTACAAGAGTCAAAGGATATTGATATAGTGGCACTAAAGAACTACATGGATGCTCAGTACTTTGGTGAAATTGGTATTGGCACGCCTCCACAGAACTTCACTGTAATTTTTGACACTGGGAGTTCTAATTTGTGGGTGCCTTCATCTAAGTGTTATTTCTCG ATAGCTTGCTATTTCCATTCAAGATATAAATCAAGCCACTCAAGTACCTACAATGCTAATG GTAAACCTGCGGATATTAAATATGGTACTGGACAAATTTCTGGATTCTTTAGTGAGGACCATGTAACAGTTGGTGATCTTGTAGTTAAAAATCAG GAATTTATTGAGGCAACAAGTGAGCCCAGCTTAACATTCTTGCTTGCCAAATTCGATGGTATACTTGGTCTTGGATTTCAAGAGATTGCAGTAGGAAATGCTGTGCCTGTGTG GTACAATATGGTCAACCAAGGTCTTGTTAAGGAACCGGTTTTTTCATTTTGGCTTAGCCGCAACTCCGAAGATAATCTTGGTGGGGAATTGGTATTTGGCGGGATGGATCCTAAACATTTCAAGGGGAATCACACTTATGTTCCTGTAAGACGGAAAGGATACTGGCAG TTTGATATGGGTGATTTCCTGATTGGTAACGAAACAACAG GATTTTGTGCCGGTGGCTGCAGTGCTATTGCTGATTCAGGGACTTCTTTGTTGGCTGGTCCTACG GGTATTATTACTCAAATCAATCATGCTATTGGAGCATCTGGGGTTGTAAGTCAAGAATGCAAGGCTGTAGTTTCTGAATACGGAGAGAAGATACTTGATATGCTATTAGCGAAG GATGAACCGAAGAAAATCTGCTCACAAATTGGTCTATGCTTATTTGATGGAACTCAAGGTGTAAG TATGGGGATTGAAAGCATTGTGAATGAGAATGCTGGAAAAGCCTCTGGCAGTTTACGCGATGCTATGTGTTCTACATGTGAGATGGCAGTTATATGGATGCAAAACCAGCTTAAGCAGAACCAGACAGAGGACCATATAATTGACTATGTCAATGAG CTCTGTGATCGATTGCCTAGTCCAATGGGAGAATCAAGTATTGACTGTAAAAGTCTATCTTCTATGCCCAGCGTCTCTTTCACAATTGCTGGAAAGTTATTTGAGCTCCGTCCTGAGCAG TATGTCATGAAAGTGGGCGAGGGAGATGGGGCTCAATGCATTAGTGGATTCACTGCTCTGGATGTACCACCTCCTCGCGGACCTCTCTG GATCCTGGGTGATGTATTTATGGGCCAGTTCCATACAGTATTTGACTATGGGAACATGCAAATTGGATTTGCTGAGGCTGCATAA